From one Geoalkalibacter halelectricus genomic stretch:
- a CDS encoding VOC family protein: MHKSRLGNIVIDCHTDDLMREAKFWSAALGCPLPKDAHAQARGKYLQLETRPGEVQIILQQVDHDSRAHLDIETDSIEEEVSRLKKLGAILVSRQDGWMVMQAPSGHRFCVGKPYRGGFEQAANLWE, encoded by the coding sequence ATGCACAAAAGCCGGCTTGGAAATATCGTCATTGATTGCCATACAGACGATTTAATGCGCGAGGCGAAATTCTGGAGTGCTGCTCTTGGCTGTCCGTTGCCGAAGGATGCCCATGCACAGGCCCGCGGTAAGTATCTTCAACTTGAGACGAGGCCTGGCGAGGTCCAGATCATTCTTCAGCAGGTCGATCATGACTCGCGAGCCCATCTCGATATTGAGACAGATTCAATTGAAGAAGAGGTGAGCCGTTTGAAAAAGTTGGGAGCAATCCTTGTATCTCGTCAGGACGGCTGGATGGTCATGCAAGCTCCAAGTGGGCATAGGTTCTGCGTTGGAAAGCCATACCGGGGCGGGTTCGAACAAGCGGCCAACCTGTGGGAGTGA
- the rfaE1 gene encoding D-glycero-beta-D-manno-heptose-7-phosphate kinase, whose translation MDRIAIESFLARLRGLKALVVGDLMLDEYVWGRTERISPEAPVQVVDVVRQDLRLGGAGNVVNNLVALGCSIEVAGALGDDADGRSLRAMLEAAGIGIDGLVFAPGRTTSRKTRILASNQQMLRIDRESKDFIGADLETQLAERIRALADGCQVILVSDYLKGVLTEGLLREVFAIGRAAGIPVVVDPKGSDYRKYLGATLLTPNRKEAQTASGIAITDEASLCRAGRALRDTLRLEALVLTRSEEGMSLFLADGREVHLPTEAREVFDVSGAGDTVLALLGIGLGAGLSVELAAKVANLAAGIVVAKVGTSTVSPDEILDVAGRRHADTDLKIKGRDLLGRVLERERERGKRIVFTNGCFDLLHVGHVKYLQKARNLGDLLVLGLNSDASIRRLKGPKRPLIGEEERAHLMAALKCIDYVVIFDEDTPLELISALRPHILVKGGDYAPEGVVGKELVESHGGRVEIIPFVDGKSTTNVIERILERYRDE comes from the coding sequence ATGGATCGCATTGCAATAGAATCCTTTCTCGCGCGTCTGCGTGGCCTTAAAGCCCTGGTGGTCGGCGATCTGATGCTCGACGAGTATGTGTGGGGCCGCACGGAGCGCATCTCCCCCGAGGCGCCCGTGCAGGTGGTGGATGTGGTGCGTCAGGATTTGCGCCTGGGCGGGGCCGGCAACGTGGTCAACAACCTGGTGGCCCTGGGTTGCAGCATCGAGGTCGCCGGCGCCCTGGGCGATGACGCCGATGGGCGCAGCCTACGTGCCATGCTGGAGGCGGCGGGCATCGGCATTGACGGGCTGGTGTTCGCGCCGGGGCGCACCACCAGCCGCAAGACCCGCATCCTCGCCAGCAACCAGCAGATGCTGCGCATCGACCGGGAGAGCAAGGATTTCATCGGTGCGGATTTGGAAACGCAGTTGGCCGAGCGCATCCGCGCCCTGGCCGACGGCTGCCAGGTCATTCTGGTGTCCGATTACCTAAAGGGCGTGTTGACCGAGGGTTTGTTGCGGGAGGTTTTCGCCATCGGACGGGCAGCCGGCATCCCCGTCGTCGTCGATCCCAAGGGCAGCGATTATCGCAAGTATCTCGGCGCGACCCTGCTCACGCCCAATCGCAAGGAGGCGCAGACCGCCTCCGGCATCGCCATCACCGACGAGGCCAGCCTGTGCCGGGCGGGCCGGGCTCTGCGCGATACCCTGCGCCTTGAGGCGCTGGTGCTGACCCGCAGCGAGGAAGGCATGAGCCTGTTTCTTGCCGATGGTCGCGAGGTGCATCTGCCCACCGAGGCGCGCGAGGTCTTCGATGTCTCCGGTGCGGGCGATACAGTTCTGGCTTTGCTAGGCATCGGCCTGGGCGCCGGGCTTTCGGTGGAGCTGGCCGCAAAGGTGGCTAACCTCGCGGCGGGCATCGTGGTTGCTAAGGTGGGCACCTCCACCGTTTCGCCGGACGAGATTCTGGACGTGGCGGGTCGCCGGCACGCCGACACCGACCTGAAAATCAAGGGCCGCGACCTCCTTGGCCGAGTGCTGGAGCGCGAGCGCGAACGCGGCAAGCGCATCGTCTTCACCAACGGCTGTTTCGACCTGCTTCACGTGGGGCACGTCAAGTACCTGCAAAAAGCGCGCAATCTTGGCGATCTCTTGGTGTTGGGGCTTAACTCGGACGCCTCCATCCGCCGCCTCAAGGGCCCCAAGCGGCCGCTCATCGGCGAGGAGGAGCGTGCCCATCTCATGGCGGCCCTCAAGTGTATCGATTACGTGGTCATTTTCGATGAAGACACACCCCTGGAACTGATCAGTGCGCTGCGCCCGCACATCCTGGTCAAGGGCGGGGATTATGCACCCGAGGGCGTGGTCGGCAAGGAACTGGTGGAAAGCCACGGCGGACGGGTCGAAATCATCCCCTTCGTGGACGGCAAGTCCACCACCAACGTTATCGAGCGGATTCTTGAGCGCTATCGGGATGAGTGA
- a CDS encoding ferritin family protein produces the protein MNTLLKICCEVERTVAAIYHQLAEDQTLSLEVRSMFRELARDEEDHAIQLECALEVPRELMESQVEVDAALGKAQSLLEKARLILDGLERHPISQADVLKISMELEKNFREMHLFALVTFPDEKTKKMFSRFARYEADHLALLKTFRKGYAPVS, from the coding sequence ATGAATACCCTGCTGAAAATATGTTGCGAGGTGGAAAGGACCGTTGCAGCGATTTATCATCAACTCGCCGAGGATCAAACCTTGTCCCTCGAAGTACGTTCCATGTTCCGGGAACTGGCCCGTGATGAAGAAGATCATGCTATACAGTTGGAATGTGCCCTGGAGGTGCCTCGGGAGCTGATGGAATCCCAGGTCGAGGTCGATGCCGCTCTCGGCAAGGCACAGTCGCTTCTGGAAAAAGCTCGCTTGATACTTGATGGCCTTGAGAGACATCCTATCTCGCAAGCCGATGTGCTGAAAATTTCCATGGAATTGGAAAAAAATTTTCGCGAGATGCATCTGTTTGCCCTGGTCACCTTTCCCGATGAAAAAACCAAAAAAATGTTCAGCCGGTTCGCTCGCTATGAGGCTGATCACCTGGCTCTGCTGAAAACTTTTCGAAAAGGCTATGCCCCTGTCTCATGA
- a CDS encoding alpha/beta fold hydrolase yields MKKSFAPTAPRNEGTIQLKDGRTLGYAEFGASDGMPVFYCHGFPSSRLEAGIGSAAALAHGLRLIAPDRPGFGLSDAAPQRTLLDWPQDLRQLADHLRIGRFAVLGVSGGGPYALACLTALSERISAAGLVAPLGPLDEEMGQRAMQPFFRLTFFLATRFPILTTFLYGQLLVPLLRRCPTLLLPLLRTSHPDMPVVRRPAIRAAMIASIREAFRRGGRGAAQELILYTRSWGFSLRDIGLPVHLWYAGQDVTVPPVIGKALCERISGCQPHYCPDEGHFSLAYAHAGEFFRVLHQAIIRASSLSDYP; encoded by the coding sequence ATGAAAAAGAGTTTTGCACCCACAGCCCCCCGTAATGAAGGAACGATACAACTCAAGGACGGCCGCACTCTAGGTTATGCCGAGTTCGGCGCTTCGGATGGGATGCCGGTGTTTTACTGCCATGGTTTTCCCTCCTCGCGCCTGGAAGCCGGTATCGGCTCCGCGGCAGCCCTAGCGCACGGGCTGCGACTCATAGCCCCCGACCGCCCCGGGTTTGGCCTCTCGGATGCGGCACCCCAGCGAACCTTGCTTGACTGGCCGCAGGATTTACGTCAACTGGCCGATCATCTGCGCATCGGCCGCTTTGCCGTCCTGGGCGTTTCTGGTGGCGGCCCCTATGCCCTGGCCTGCCTTACCGCTTTATCCGAACGAATCAGCGCAGCCGGCCTTGTCGCTCCCTTGGGGCCGCTAGACGAAGAGATGGGTCAACGCGCCATGCAACCCTTCTTCCGCCTGACTTTTTTCCTCGCGACACGCTTTCCGATCCTCACCACATTTCTTTACGGACAACTGCTTGTGCCCCTGCTGCGCCGCTGCCCGACTCTGCTGCTCCCGCTGCTGCGCACCTCACACCCAGACATGCCCGTGGTGCGGCGGCCCGCAATCCGGGCCGCCATGATTGCCTCGATTCGCGAGGCCTTTCGCCGCGGCGGCCGCGGCGCCGCTCAGGAACTCATCCTCTATACCCGTTCCTGGGGATTTTCACTGCGCGACATCGGCCTGCCCGTGCACCTTTGGTATGCGGGTCAGGATGTGACGGTTCCGCCCGTAATAGGCAAGGCCCTGTGCGAGAGAATTTCCGGCTGTCAGCCTCATTATTGTCCCGACGAGGGTCATTTCTCCTTGGCGTACGCACATGCCGGAGAGTTTTTTCGTGTGCTGCACCAGGCGATAATTCGGGCTAGCAGCCTGTCGGACTATCCATGA
- the thrC gene encoding threonine synthase, which produces MRYQSTRGGVSGISFKDAVLMGLADDGGLLLPETIPTLSEGDIEALGRLAYPELAFQIISLYAGDVPSADLKSLIDRSYATFTHPDVTPLAHQDGIYILELFHGPTLAFKDVALQFLGNLFEYLLAERDQKMNILGATSGDTGSAAIAGVRGKQNINIFILHPHGKVSPIQELQMTTVTDANVFNLAVEGTFDDAQAIVKEIFGDVAFKNQYALGAVNSINWARVLAQVVYYFYAFGRVQRLTGCREVSFSVPTGNFGDIFAGYIARRMGLPIHQLILATNENNILARFVRDGDYSLGEVVATLSPSMDIQIASNFERYLFYLHGEDGNAVIQAMADFRQQGRLEFTVTQQERVREDFAALSVSNEQTLDTIRSFHEQTGYVLDPHTAVGVRAARELSGGECPVVCLATAHPAKFGDAVRQAISKDPKRPASLEGIEDRPKRSEIIPAEVNAVRDFLVKNAC; this is translated from the coding sequence ATGCGCTACCAGAGCACCCGCGGCGGAGTCAGCGGCATATCTTTTAAGGATGCCGTTTTGATGGGGCTGGCCGACGACGGCGGCCTGCTGCTGCCCGAAACCATTCCCACCCTCAGCGAAGGCGATATCGAGGCCCTGGGCAGGCTCGCCTATCCGGAACTGGCCTTTCAGATCATCTCCCTGTACGCCGGCGATGTGCCGTCCGCTGACCTTAAATCGCTCATCGACCGCTCCTATGCGACCTTTACCCACCCTGATGTCACGCCGCTTGCGCACCAGGACGGCATCTACATCCTTGAACTCTTTCACGGCCCGACCCTCGCCTTCAAGGACGTGGCCCTGCAGTTTCTCGGCAATCTCTTTGAGTATCTGCTCGCCGAGCGCGACCAGAAAATGAATATCCTCGGCGCCACCTCGGGCGATACGGGCAGCGCCGCCATTGCCGGGGTGCGTGGCAAGCAAAACATCAACATCTTCATCCTTCACCCCCACGGTAAGGTTTCGCCCATTCAGGAACTGCAGATGACCACCGTCACCGACGCCAATGTCTTCAACCTGGCGGTGGAAGGCACCTTCGACGACGCCCAGGCCATCGTCAAGGAGATCTTCGGTGATGTCGCCTTCAAGAACCAATACGCCTTGGGTGCCGTCAACTCCATCAACTGGGCGCGGGTGCTGGCGCAGGTGGTCTATTACTTCTACGCCTTTGGCCGCGTCCAGCGCCTCACCGGTTGCCGCGAGGTGAGCTTCTCCGTGCCGACGGGCAACTTCGGCGATATTTTCGCCGGCTATATCGCGCGGCGCATGGGCCTGCCCATCCACCAACTGATTCTCGCCACCAATGAAAACAACATCCTCGCGCGCTTCGTCCGCGACGGTGATTACTCCCTGGGCGAGGTGGTTGCAACGCTCTCTCCTTCCATGGACATTCAGATCGCCAGCAACTTCGAGCGCTACCTGTTCTATCTCCACGGGGAGGATGGCAACGCCGTCATCCAGGCCATGGCGGATTTTCGTCAGCAAGGTCGACTGGAGTTCACCGTCACGCAGCAGGAGCGCGTCCGTGAGGATTTTGCGGCCTTGTCCGTCAGCAATGAGCAGACCCTGGACACCATCCGATCCTTCCACGAACAGACCGGCTATGTTCTCGACCCGCACACCGCCGTCGGAGTGCGCGCCGCTCGAGAACTCAGCGGCGGAGAGTGTCCGGTCGTGTGCCTGGCGACCGCGCATCCGGCCAAATTCGGCGATGCGGTCCGGCAGGCCATTAGCAAGGATCCAAAACGTCCGGCCTCTCTCGAAGGTATTGAGGATAGGCCCAAACGCAGTGAAATCATTCCCGCCGAGGTAAACGCGGTGCGCGATTTTCTCGTCAAAAACGCCTGTTGA
- a CDS encoding NAD-dependent epimerase — protein MKATTDKILVTGAAGFIGYHLCERLLGEGHEVVGLDNLNDYYDISLKQARLARLEGRGGFRFVRLDLADRAGMAELFGREGFTRVVNLAAQAGVRYSLTNPHAYIDSNLVGFINILEGCRHSGVEHLVYASSSSVYGANTRMPFSIHDNVDHPVSLYAASKKANELMAHTYSHLYGLPTTGLRFFTVYGPWGRPDMALFLFTRAILAGRPIDVYNHGRMQRDFTYIDDIIEGVTRVTFRTATANVDWRGDAPDPGTSAAPYRLYNIGNNNPVELLDMIGILEKELGQEAQKNLMPLQPGDVPATYADVDDLMRDTGFRPATPLEEGIRKFVAWYREYYQITQ, from the coding sequence ATGAAAGCAACAACAGATAAAATTCTCGTCACCGGCGCCGCCGGTTTCATCGGCTATCACCTGTGCGAACGGCTCCTCGGTGAAGGGCATGAGGTGGTCGGTCTGGACAACCTCAATGATTATTACGATATCTCGCTCAAGCAGGCACGTTTGGCGCGGCTCGAAGGGCGGGGCGGCTTTCGCTTCGTGCGTCTTGATCTGGCCGATCGCGCTGGGATGGCGGAACTGTTCGGTCGCGAGGGTTTCACCCGCGTGGTCAATCTCGCGGCCCAGGCCGGGGTGCGCTATTCCCTGACCAACCCCCACGCCTACATCGACAGCAACCTGGTGGGCTTTATCAACATTCTCGAGGGCTGCCGCCACAGCGGTGTGGAGCATCTGGTCTACGCCTCGTCGAGTTCGGTTTACGGCGCCAACACGCGCATGCCCTTTTCCATCCACGACAACGTCGATCATCCCGTGTCGCTCTACGCTGCGAGCAAGAAAGCCAACGAACTCATGGCCCACACCTACAGCCATCTCTACGGCCTGCCGACCACGGGGCTGCGCTTCTTCACCGTTTACGGCCCCTGGGGACGGCCGGATATGGCGTTGTTTCTGTTTACCCGCGCAATTCTCGCCGGGCGGCCCATCGACGTCTACAACCATGGGCGCATGCAGCGCGACTTCACCTACATCGACGACATCATCGAAGGGGTGACCCGGGTGACGTTTCGCACCGCGACGGCCAATGTTGACTGGCGTGGTGATGCACCCGATCCCGGCACCAGCGCGGCGCCCTACCGGCTCTACAACATCGGCAACAATAATCCGGTTGAGCTGCTGGACATGATCGGTATCCTCGAAAAAGAGCTGGGCCAAGAGGCACAGAAGAACCTCATGCCCCTGCAACCGGGCGATGTGCCCGCAACCTATGCCGATGTCGATGACTTAATGCGCGATACCGGATTTCGTCCGGCAACGCCGCTTGAGGAGGGAATTCGGAAATTCGTCGCCTGGTATCGGGAGTATTATCAGATCACCCAATGA
- a CDS encoding NADP-dependent malic enzyme, with amino-acid sequence MSKRQDALDYHSTGRKGKIEVITTKPCATSRDLSLAYSPGVAEPCLEIEKNPADAYEYTAKGNLVAVVSNGTAVLGLGDIGALAGKPVMEGKGVLFKSFADIDVFDIEIDTKDPDELIRTVKLLEPTFGGINLEDIKGPECFYIEEKLAEIMDIPVFHDDQHGTAIIAAAGMLNALELVGKDIKKVKMVVNGAGASGIASASLAITMGIDKNNVILCDTKGVIYKGRKEGMNEYKERLAAETDARTLADAVAGADIFFGLSSKGALTPEMLRSMAKDPIVFAMANPDPEITPPEAFAVRDDVIIGTGRSDYANQVNNVLCFPFLFRGALDTHARAINVEMKLAAVKALADLAKLDVPDSVRRAYAGEDIQFGRNYIIPKPFDPRVLLHVAPAVAQAAMDTGVARRPIKDMNAYRDSLEALQGRSKQIMRTMINKAKASPKRIVFPEGEEDKILRAAQILLDEKIAVPVLLGSPDEINARIKTLGLDLGNIEIIDPMTAPEADRYTEEFFKMRQRKGITLAEAKRLIRKNRNYYGSMMVHLGDADTLLSGITHHYPDTIRPALEIIGKKDELSKVHGLYMLVFKKDVAFCADATVTIEPTAEELAETAILTAAKARYFDVEPRIAMLSFSNFGSAPHPLTTKVAKATKLVKEWAPDLVVDGEMQANVALDPELMEKQYPFSKLKGDANVFIFPDLQSGNICYKMLNKLGGAETIGPILMGMKKPVHVLQRGDSVADIVNMASVAVVDVQESQAQQA; translated from the coding sequence ATGTCCAAACGTCAAGACGCTCTGGATTACCACAGCACTGGCCGCAAAGGAAAAATCGAGGTCATTACCACCAAGCCCTGCGCCACCAGCCGCGACCTGTCGCTGGCCTACAGCCCCGGTGTTGCGGAACCCTGCCTGGAAATCGAGAAGAATCCGGCCGATGCCTATGAATACACCGCCAAGGGGAACCTGGTCGCGGTCGTATCCAACGGCACCGCCGTCCTGGGCCTGGGCGACATCGGCGCCCTGGCCGGCAAGCCGGTCATGGAGGGCAAGGGGGTTTTGTTCAAGAGCTTTGCCGATATCGATGTTTTCGACATTGAAATCGACACCAAGGATCCCGACGAATTGATCCGCACGGTCAAGTTGCTCGAACCGACCTTCGGCGGCATCAACCTCGAGGACATCAAAGGGCCGGAGTGTTTCTATATCGAGGAAAAGCTGGCTGAGATCATGGACATCCCGGTTTTCCACGATGATCAGCACGGCACCGCCATTATCGCGGCCGCCGGGATGCTCAACGCTCTGGAATTGGTCGGCAAGGACATCAAAAAGGTAAAGATGGTCGTCAACGGCGCCGGCGCCTCCGGCATCGCCAGCGCCAGTTTGGCCATCACCATGGGCATCGACAAGAACAACGTCATCCTGTGCGACACCAAGGGCGTCATCTACAAGGGCCGCAAGGAAGGGATGAACGAATACAAGGAGCGCCTGGCCGCCGAAACGGATGCGCGCACGCTGGCCGACGCGGTCGCCGGTGCCGACATCTTCTTCGGCCTGTCCTCCAAGGGCGCCCTGACGCCAGAGATGCTGCGCTCCATGGCCAAGGATCCCATCGTGTTCGCCATGGCCAACCCCGATCCGGAAATTACGCCTCCGGAAGCCTTCGCCGTGCGTGACGACGTCATCATCGGCACCGGTCGCTCAGATTATGCCAATCAGGTCAACAACGTGCTGTGCTTCCCGTTCTTGTTCCGCGGCGCCCTGGACACCCACGCCCGCGCCATCAACGTGGAAATGAAACTCGCCGCGGTCAAGGCGCTGGCCGACCTGGCCAAACTCGACGTTCCAGATTCCGTTCGCAGAGCCTACGCCGGCGAAGATATCCAGTTCGGTCGCAACTACATCATCCCCAAACCCTTTGATCCGCGCGTTCTGCTGCATGTCGCACCGGCCGTCGCCCAGGCGGCGATGGATACGGGCGTCGCCCGCCGACCGATCAAGGACATGAATGCGTACCGCGATTCCCTTGAGGCGCTACAGGGACGCTCCAAGCAAATCATGCGCACCATGATCAACAAGGCCAAGGCGAGTCCGAAACGGATCGTCTTTCCCGAGGGCGAGGAAGATAAGATCCTGCGCGCGGCACAGATTCTTCTTGATGAGAAGATCGCCGTTCCCGTGCTGCTCGGCAGCCCCGATGAAATCAATGCACGCATCAAAACCCTGGGTCTTGACCTCGGCAATATTGAAATAATCGACCCCATGACCGCTCCCGAGGCGGATCGGTACACCGAGGAATTTTTCAAGATGCGCCAGCGCAAGGGCATCACCCTTGCCGAAGCCAAACGCCTGATCCGCAAGAATCGCAACTATTACGGCTCCATGATGGTGCACTTGGGCGATGCCGACACCCTGCTCTCGGGTATCACGCACCACTATCCCGACACCATTCGACCCGCCCTGGAAATCATCGGCAAAAAGGATGAACTCTCCAAGGTGCACGGCCTTTACATGCTGGTGTTCAAGAAGGATGTGGCCTTCTGCGCCGACGCCACCGTGACCATCGAACCGACGGCCGAGGAATTGGCGGAAACCGCCATTCTGACCGCCGCCAAAGCGCGTTATTTCGACGTTGAGCCGCGCATCGCCATGCTCTCCTTCTCCAACTTCGGCAGCGCGCCACACCCCTTGACCACCAAGGTGGCCAAGGCGACCAAACTGGTCAAGGAATGGGCACCCGATCTGGTCGTCGACGGTGAAATGCAGGCCAACGTCGCGCTTGATCCCGAGCTGATGGAGAAGCAATACCCCTTCTCCAAGCTCAAGGGCGACGCCAACGTCTTTATCTTCCCCGACCTGCAATCGGGCAACATCTGCTACAAGATGCTGAACAAACTCGGCGGCGCCGAAACCATCGGTCCCATCCTCATGGGGATGAAAAAACCCGTGCACGTTCTGCAGCGCGGCGACAGCGTGGCCGATATCGTCAACATGGCCTCCGTGGCCGTGGTCGATGTGCAGGAGTCTCAGGCACAACAGGCCTAG
- a CDS encoding dihydrofolate reductase family protein — protein MRKLIASTFVSLDGIMQAPGGPEEDPTGGFTHGGWMFNYADESMDFAASGFDGKDRELVLGRRTYQIFEAYWPYQSTDHPVAKSLNAGKKYVASRTLTELHWNNSTLLHGDVVSTIIALKAQPGPDLQLIGSGNLIQTLQTASIIDEYNLWTFPVVLGQGKRLFSQTAKPVALRLVRSEVSASGVVMSTYVPDGDIQLGSFPSAEPSEKELARRKMMANEEW, from the coding sequence ATGAGAAAGCTCATCGCTTCTACGTTCGTATCGCTTGACGGAATCATGCAAGCACCCGGAGGACCGGAAGAAGACCCGACTGGCGGATTTACCCATGGTGGATGGATGTTCAACTACGCGGACGAAAGCATGGATTTCGCTGCCTCAGGTTTCGACGGCAAGGATCGCGAGCTGGTGCTCGGGCGCAGGACCTATCAGATATTCGAAGCGTACTGGCCTTATCAATCGACTGACCACCCGGTTGCGAAATCGCTCAATGCAGGGAAAAAATATGTTGCTTCGCGCACCTTAACGGAACTCCACTGGAACAACTCGACCCTGCTCCACGGCGATGTCGTCTCGACAATCATCGCCCTCAAAGCCCAACCGGGCCCTGACCTGCAACTTATTGGCAGCGGCAATCTGATACAAACCCTCCAGACCGCCTCAATCATCGACGAGTACAACCTGTGGACTTTTCCAGTGGTGCTTGGGCAGGGCAAGCGCCTTTTCAGCCAAACTGCCAAGCCAGTCGCACTGCGGCTCGTACGCTCTGAGGTATCGGCATCTGGTGTTGTGATGAGCACCTATGTACCAGACGGCGATATCCAACTCGGCTCATTCCCGAGTGCCGAGCCGAGCGAGAAGGAGTTGGCCCGACGCAAAATGATGGCGAATGAGGAGTGGTGA
- the gmhB gene encoding D-glycero-beta-D-manno-heptose 1,7-bisphosphate 7-phosphatase — protein sequence MRRAVFLDRDGTINVEKDYLFRSEDFEFIPGAPAAIARLNRAGFLVVVVTNQSGVARGFFDSEDVRRLHEHLQSELAAQGAAVDAFYLCPHHPEQGLGPYKIDCDCRKGHPGMLLQAAAEHGIDLEQSFMVGDKMADVQAGRRAGCRPLLVLTGYGTEDAKKLQPGEAVVVADLAAAVDYILQAEVDKA from the coding sequence ATGCGTCGGGCGGTGTTCCTCGATCGCGACGGGACGATTAATGTGGAGAAGGATTACCTTTTTCGTTCCGAGGACTTTGAGTTCATCCCCGGCGCGCCCGCGGCCATCGCGCGGCTCAACCGGGCCGGCTTTCTGGTCGTGGTCGTGACCAATCAGTCGGGGGTGGCGCGCGGCTTTTTCGACAGCGAGGACGTTCGGCGCCTCCATGAGCATCTGCAGTCTGAACTTGCCGCCCAGGGCGCCGCCGTCGACGCTTTCTACCTCTGTCCGCACCATCCCGAACAGGGACTTGGCCCCTACAAGATCGACTGCGATTGCCGCAAGGGGCATCCCGGCATGCTGTTGCAGGCGGCGGCGGAACACGGCATCGACCTGGAACAGTCCTTCATGGTCGGCGACAAGATGGCGGATGTGCAGGCCGGTCGCCGCGCCGGTTGCAGGCCCTTGCTGGTTCTGACCGGCTACGGAACCGAGGACGCGAAAAAGTTGCAGCCCGGGGAGGCCGTGGTCGTCGCGGATCTTGCCGCGGCAGTGGACTACATTTTACAAGCTGAGGTAGACAAGGCATGA